A window of Corallococcus macrosporus DSM 14697 contains these coding sequences:
- a CDS encoding archease translates to METGQASAPREARPWGEHLARGPEHRVRGRGRSLEEAFEQAAVALCALVVDRDAVEVREEAELVCEATELDRLLADWLRAVVHKMASRHLLFRCFAVRMDGTRLFGHAFGEPWDRERHPSARDVRGVSLVGTRVCQGADGLWTAECEVEL, encoded by the coding sequence ATGGAGACGGGGCAGGCGTCAGCGCCGCGCGAGGCGAGGCCTTGGGGGGAGCACCTCGCGAGGGGCCCGGAGCACCGGGTTCGCGGCCGAGGGCGCTCCCTGGAGGAGGCCTTCGAGCAGGCCGCGGTGGCGCTGTGCGCGCTGGTGGTGGACCGCGACGCGGTGGAGGTGCGCGAGGAGGCGGAGCTGGTGTGCGAGGCGACGGAGCTGGACCGGCTGCTGGCGGACTGGCTGCGCGCCGTCGTCCACAAGATGGCGTCGCGCCACCTGCTCTTCCGGTGCTTCGCGGTGCGCATGGACGGCACGCGCCTGTTCGGCCACGCCTTCGGTGAACCGTGGGACCGGGAGCGCCACCCCTCCGCGCGGGACGTGCGGGGCGTGTCGCTGGTGGGGACGCGCGTGTGCCAGGGCGCGGACGGGCTCTGGACGGCCGAGTGCGAAGTGGAGCTGTGA
- a CDS encoding dienelactone hydrolase family protein → MRQAGQVEPGVREVSVRVGDVTLGGSLGIPDGARGLVVFAHGSGSSRFSPRNRAVARALRAQGLATLLFDLLGEAEEREDARTGELRFDIPFLARRLAAVTEWAVAQPELAALRMGYFGSSTGAAAALVAAALHPDLIHAVVSRGGRPDLAGPVLPRVQAPTLLLVGGQDVGVLELNEASLARLEGLKGIQIIPGATHLFEEPGALEQVARLAAAWFLRFLGGVGVEARA, encoded by the coding sequence ATGAGGCAGGCAGGACAGGTGGAGCCGGGCGTCCGGGAGGTGAGCGTCCGGGTGGGTGACGTGACGCTGGGGGGGAGCCTGGGCATCCCGGACGGCGCGCGGGGCCTGGTCGTCTTCGCCCATGGCAGCGGCAGCAGCCGCTTCAGTCCCCGCAACCGCGCGGTGGCGCGGGCGCTGCGCGCGCAGGGGCTGGCCACGCTGCTGTTCGACCTGCTGGGCGAAGCGGAGGAGCGGGAGGACGCGCGCACCGGAGAGCTGCGCTTCGACATCCCGTTCCTCGCCCGCAGGTTGGCGGCGGTGACGGAGTGGGCGGTGGCTCAGCCGGAGCTGGCCGCGTTGCGCATGGGCTACTTCGGCTCCAGCACCGGCGCCGCGGCGGCGCTGGTCGCGGCGGCCCTGCACCCGGACCTCATCCACGCCGTGGTGTCGCGCGGCGGGCGGCCCGACCTGGCCGGGCCGGTGTTGCCGCGGGTGCAGGCCCCCACGCTGCTGCTCGTCGGTGGGCAGGACGTGGGCGTGCTGGAGCTGAATGAAGCGTCGCTCGCGCGGCTGGAGGGCTTGAAGGGCATCCAAATCATCCCCGGGGCCACGCACCTCTTCGAGGAGCCCGGCGCGCTGGAGCAGGTGGCCCGCCTGGCGGCCGCGTGGTTCCTCCGCTTCCTCGGGGGCGTCGGCGTGGAGGCGCGCGCGTGA
- a CDS encoding enoyl-CoA hydratase: MSDTLLTKLDSGVLTLTFNRPEKKNAFTHAMYEAATHALKDAEGNVDVRAVLLTGAGNGFTAGNDIGDFMEHPPAGEDSAVFRFLRALVDADKPVLAAVDGPAVGIGTTMLLHCDYVVATERARFHMPFVQLGLCAEGASSLLIPRTAGLALASELLLFGEPFDAATALRAGIINKVVPDASLQQVATERATTLASRPAEAVRVTKRLIREPLRAQIRETLAREGGEFIQRLQSAEAQEAFMAFMARGRK, from the coding sequence ATGTCCGACACGCTGCTGACGAAGCTCGACTCGGGGGTCCTCACCCTCACCTTCAACCGGCCCGAGAAGAAGAACGCCTTCACGCATGCCATGTACGAGGCGGCCACCCACGCGCTGAAGGACGCGGAGGGCAACGTGGACGTGCGCGCGGTGCTGCTCACCGGCGCGGGCAACGGCTTCACCGCCGGCAACGACATTGGCGACTTCATGGAGCACCCGCCCGCGGGCGAGGACAGCGCCGTGTTCCGCTTCCTCCGCGCGCTGGTGGACGCGGACAAGCCGGTCCTCGCCGCGGTGGACGGCCCGGCGGTGGGCATTGGCACGACGATGCTGCTGCACTGTGACTACGTGGTGGCCACCGAGCGCGCGCGCTTCCACATGCCCTTCGTCCAGCTCGGGCTGTGCGCGGAGGGCGCCAGCAGCCTGCTCATCCCCCGGACGGCGGGCCTCGCGCTGGCCAGCGAGCTGCTGCTCTTCGGCGAGCCCTTCGACGCGGCCACGGCGCTGCGCGCGGGCATCATCAACAAGGTGGTGCCGGACGCCAGCCTCCAGCAGGTGGCCACCGAGCGCGCCACCACGCTGGCCTCCCGCCCGGCGGAGGCGGTGCGCGTGACGAAGCGGCTGATTCGCGAGCCCCTGCGCGCCCAGATTCGCGAGACGCTGGCCCGCGAGGGCGGCGAGTTCATCCAGCGCCTCCAGTCCGCCGAGGCGCAGGAGGCCTTCATGGCCTTCATGGCCCGCGGCCGGAAGTAG
- a CDS encoding ribose-phosphate diphosphokinase, which translates to MALMDPVLLVGSASPHLGRALGQALGVAPADCHFERFPDGEMHVEVPERVRGRTVVLVQSTTPPAGEHLLELLLMADACWRMGAARLEAVVPYLGYARQDRRARPGEPLGGRLVADLLSQGRFARVLVVDLHSPALEGCFGAPLEHLTALPPLADALREHVTDTSVVVAPDLGAVKRAEALARLLDRPWAVIHKVRLSGDEVHASGLMGEVRGRRPILVDDMVSTGGTLAAAAGTLRDAGCVEDFTVATTHALLVGPAVERLRNLPLTRLVSTDSVEPVQGLPFQHQVVTLAPLVARALRP; encoded by the coding sequence GTGGCCCTCATGGACCCTGTCCTTCTTGTTGGCTCGGCCAGCCCCCACCTGGGACGCGCGCTCGGGCAAGCCCTGGGCGTGGCACCCGCGGACTGCCACTTCGAGCGCTTCCCCGACGGCGAGATGCACGTCGAGGTGCCCGAGCGGGTGCGCGGCCGCACCGTCGTCCTGGTGCAGTCCACCACGCCGCCCGCGGGCGAGCACCTGCTGGAGCTGCTGCTGATGGCGGACGCCTGCTGGCGCATGGGCGCCGCCCGGCTGGAGGCCGTGGTGCCCTACCTGGGCTACGCGCGGCAGGACCGGCGCGCCAGGCCCGGAGAGCCCCTGGGCGGACGGCTGGTGGCCGACCTGCTCTCACAGGGCCGCTTCGCGCGGGTGCTGGTGGTGGACCTGCACAGCCCCGCCCTGGAGGGCTGCTTCGGCGCGCCGCTGGAGCACCTCACCGCGCTGCCGCCGCTGGCGGACGCGCTGCGAGAGCACGTCACGGACACCTCCGTGGTGGTGGCTCCGGACCTGGGCGCGGTGAAGCGCGCGGAGGCCCTGGCCCGGCTGCTGGACCGGCCGTGGGCGGTGATTCACAAGGTGCGGCTGAGCGGCGACGAAGTGCACGCCAGCGGGCTGATGGGCGAGGTGCGCGGACGGCGCCCCATCCTGGTGGACGACATGGTGTCCACCGGCGGAACCCTGGCCGCGGCGGCGGGCACCCTGCGCGACGCAGGCTGTGTGGAGGACTTCACCGTGGCGACGACGCACGCCCTGCTGGTGGGCCCCGCGGTGGAGCGCCTGCGCAACCTGCCCCTCACCCGGCTGGTGAGCACCGATAGCGTGGAGCCCGTCCAGGGCCTGCCCTTCCAGCACCAGGTGGTGACGCTGGCGCCGCTGGTGGCCCGGGCGCTGCGGCCCTGA
- a CDS encoding bifunctional alpha/beta hydrolase/OsmC family protein: MGARDVELRGEDGAAVTARLDSPPGRPVASAVRVGCFACLGASPAPSRLAHALVARGFAVLSLDFTAPAASGVRPDTVPAVEAVVAAAAWLRERYPPARLLVGHSLGGTAAAAALPRLPEVAALALVNAPVGAAPVHERLPPAALEAGEGTLDFGPGRLRLTRRFLQAIDEAHLRRALSAFPGEVLALHAPEDRYVPLEHARRWVALARRPASLMLLEGADHFLSHDADAGYAADVLGAWAARQVTPVREREAPLPPGVVEVHEAGEGRFAQDIRVGAHRLRSDEPLSVGGEDTGPTPYGLLTAALGACTAMTLRLYAARKGWPLAHVHVRLSHQKVHAKACAECEAKDGRMDRLQRTVRLEGPLTDAQRAALVAIADRCPVHRTLASDVDVHTDVEQ, encoded by the coding sequence ATGGGCGCCCGGGACGTGGAGCTGCGGGGCGAGGACGGAGCGGCGGTGACGGCCCGGTTGGATTCGCCGCCGGGCAGGCCCGTGGCCAGCGCGGTGCGGGTGGGCTGCTTCGCGTGCCTGGGGGCCTCGCCCGCGCCCTCGCGCCTGGCGCACGCGCTGGTGGCGCGGGGCTTCGCGGTGCTGTCGCTGGACTTCACCGCGCCCGCGGCCTCCGGCGTGCGGCCGGACACGGTGCCCGCGGTGGAGGCGGTGGTGGCCGCGGCGGCGTGGCTGCGCGAGCGCTACCCGCCGGCCCGCCTGCTGGTGGGGCACAGCCTGGGCGGCACGGCCGCGGCCGCGGCGTTGCCCCGGTTGCCGGAGGTGGCCGCGCTGGCGCTGGTGAACGCGCCGGTGGGGGCCGCTCCCGTCCATGAACGGCTGCCGCCCGCCGCGCTGGAGGCGGGGGAGGGGACGCTCGACTTCGGGCCGGGCCGGCTGCGCCTCACGCGCCGCTTCCTCCAGGCCATCGACGAGGCGCACCTGCGGCGCGCGCTCAGCGCCTTCCCGGGCGAGGTGCTGGCCCTGCACGCGCCCGAGGACCGGTACGTGCCGCTGGAGCACGCCCGGCGGTGGGTGGCCCTGGCCCGCCGTCCGGCCAGCCTGATGCTGCTGGAGGGCGCGGACCACTTCCTGTCCCACGACGCGGACGCGGGCTACGCCGCCGACGTGCTGGGCGCCTGGGCCGCGCGGCAGGTGACGCCGGTGCGGGAGCGCGAGGCGCCCCTGCCGCCGGGCGTGGTGGAGGTCCACGAGGCGGGCGAGGGCCGCTTCGCCCAGGACATCCGCGTGGGGGCCCACCGGCTGCGCTCGGACGAGCCGCTGTCGGTGGGCGGCGAGGACACCGGCCCCACGCCCTACGGACTGCTGACCGCCGCGCTGGGCGCGTGCACCGCGATGACGCTGCGCCTCTACGCGGCGCGCAAGGGCTGGCCGCTGGCGCACGTCCACGTGCGGCTGAGCCACCAGAAGGTGCACGCGAAGGCGTGCGCGGAGTGCGAGGCGAAGGACGGGCGGATGGACCGGCTGCAGCGCACGGTGAGGCTGGAGGGCCCGCTGACGGACGCGCAGCGCGCGGCGCTGGTGGCCATCGCGGACCGCTGCCCGGTGCACCGGACGCTGGCCTCGGACGTGGATGTCCACACGGACGTGGAGCAATGA
- a CDS encoding ATPase domain-containing protein — protein sequence MTDTSERPDEPDARVPSGVPGLDALLRGGFLRGGTYIITGAPGTGKTILGNQFCFATVAQGGRAIYLTVLGESHARMMLHLRSMRFFHKEEVGRALNYESGSAALKAEGLAGLSRLIFRAVREHGATALVVDGLVAMEERSEDPLSFREFLHGLCVHNALAGCTTLLLTGQRGDPTDPRYALVDGVIALAQERVGVKSVRVAEVTKFRGGPQVPGRHGAQITDDGVSIHPRIEAIHTRLPARAPALDERLTFGIRALDEMLNGGLVRDSSTLVAGPPGSGKTLLGLHFLAEGARRDERGLYLGFVETPDRLIHKAERLGLALGTHVNAGRVHLVSRVAAETMPDALAEELFGLVKRHGIQRLVLDGLESFCQELTDPERTPRFLAALMHELLNLGVTPLATQQTRALAAPEADARLGMEALVDNVLVLRLVALRSRHYHMLCVLKARESDHDAAQRLFSLTPRGIEVAADSESAEALFTGQPKARPASTRKPERKAGKKPARRGKPSRRGGRGE from the coding sequence GTGACGGACACCTCTGAGCGGCCGGACGAACCCGACGCGAGGGTCCCCAGCGGCGTGCCAGGGCTGGATGCGCTCCTGCGCGGCGGCTTCCTTCGCGGGGGCACGTACATCATCACGGGGGCGCCGGGGACGGGGAAGACCATCCTCGGCAACCAGTTCTGCTTCGCCACCGTGGCCCAGGGCGGCCGCGCCATCTACCTCACGGTCCTGGGGGAGTCCCACGCGCGGATGATGCTGCACCTGCGGAGCATGCGCTTCTTCCACAAGGAGGAGGTCGGCCGCGCGCTGAACTACGAGAGCGGCTCCGCCGCCCTCAAGGCGGAGGGGCTGGCGGGCCTGAGCCGGCTCATCTTCCGCGCGGTGCGCGAGCACGGCGCCACCGCGCTGGTGGTGGACGGGCTGGTGGCCATGGAGGAGCGCTCCGAGGATCCGCTGAGCTTCCGGGAGTTCCTCCATGGGCTGTGCGTCCACAACGCGCTGGCGGGCTGCACCACGCTGCTGCTCACCGGGCAGCGCGGCGACCCGACCGACCCCCGCTACGCCCTGGTGGACGGCGTCATCGCCCTGGCCCAGGAGCGCGTCGGCGTGAAGTCGGTGCGCGTGGCCGAGGTGACGAAGTTCCGCGGCGGCCCGCAGGTCCCCGGCCGGCACGGCGCCCAGATTACCGACGACGGCGTGTCCATCCATCCGCGCATCGAGGCCATCCACACGCGGCTGCCGGCGCGGGCGCCCGCGTTGGATGAGCGGCTCACCTTCGGCATCCGCGCGCTGGACGAGATGCTCAACGGCGGGCTGGTGCGGGACTCGTCCACGCTGGTCGCGGGCCCGCCCGGCAGCGGCAAGACGCTGCTGGGCCTGCACTTCCTGGCGGAGGGCGCGCGCCGGGACGAGCGCGGGCTGTACCTCGGCTTCGTGGAGACGCCGGACCGGCTCATCCACAAGGCGGAGCGGCTGGGCCTGGCGCTGGGCACGCACGTGAACGCGGGCCGCGTCCACCTGGTGTCCCGGGTGGCGGCGGAGACGATGCCGGACGCGCTGGCCGAGGAGCTGTTCGGCCTGGTGAAACGACACGGCATCCAGCGGCTGGTGCTGGACGGACTGGAGTCGTTCTGTCAGGAACTCACGGACCCCGAGCGCACGCCCCGCTTCCTCGCCGCCCTCATGCACGAACTGCTCAACCTGGGCGTCACCCCGCTGGCCACCCAGCAGACCCGCGCGCTCGCGGCGCCGGAGGCGGACGCGCGGCTGGGCATGGAGGCGCTCGTCGACAACGTCCTCGTGCTGCGGTTGGTGGCGCTGCGCTCGCGGCACTACCACATGCTCTGCGTGCTGAAGGCCCGGGAGAGCGACCATGACGCGGCCCAGCGCCTGTTCTCCCTGACGCCCCGGGGCATCGAGGTGGCGGCGGACAGCGAGAGCGCCGAGGCCCTCTTCACCGGGCAACCCAAGGCCCGGCCGGCGTCCACGCGGAAGCCGGAACGCAAGGCAGGGAAGAAACCGGCCCGGCGCGGCAAGCCGTCCCGGCGCGGGGGGCGTGGCGAATGA
- the orn gene encoding oligoribonuclease translates to MISSEQRFVWLDLEMTGLDPETCSIIEVGVIITGPDLRPLAEIERVIWQPEEVLLRMEPVVREMHTRNGLLEKVRASTTSLRVAERDVMALVTEHCGLGEGVLAGNSIHTDRRFLIRYMPLLERYLHYRMVDVTSLKVLTRAWYPNLVEPRKAPSGHTALADVRASISELQYYRDTLFRGTPA, encoded by the coding sequence ATGATTTCGAGTGAGCAGCGCTTCGTCTGGCTGGACCTGGAGATGACCGGGTTGGACCCGGAGACGTGTTCCATCATCGAGGTGGGCGTCATCATCACCGGCCCGGATTTGCGGCCCCTGGCGGAGATTGAGCGCGTCATCTGGCAGCCGGAGGAGGTGCTGCTGCGCATGGAGCCCGTCGTCCGGGAGATGCACACCCGCAACGGGCTGCTGGAGAAGGTGCGCGCCTCCACCACCTCGCTGCGCGTGGCGGAGCGGGACGTGATGGCGCTCGTCACCGAGCACTGCGGCCTGGGGGAGGGCGTCCTCGCCGGCAACTCCATCCACACCGACCGGCGCTTCCTGATTCGCTACATGCCCCTGCTGGAGCGCTACCTGCACTACCGCATGGTGGACGTGACGAGCCTCAAGGTGTTGACGCGCGCCTGGTATCCAAATCTGGTGGAGCCGCGCAAGGCGCCCAGCGGACACACCGCCCTGGCGGACGTGCGCGCCAGCATCTCGGAGCTGCAGTACTACCGCGACACCCTCTTCCGCGGGACGCCGGCCTAG
- a CDS encoding M1 family metallopeptidase, with protein sequence MPRLLRPAALAAVVLLSACSARKNPPATAEPPPAQAATAAPRSPKLRLPTEVRPTGYTVELTLDPKVSAFQGVVDLALEVTKPTSVVWLHAKSLTVKKATLTQGGASFDITPVKGEEDFLGFPVAKPLATGPAALRIVYDGVASEKETDGAFRVNEGGDWYIYTQFEPVDARRVFPSFDEPGFKVPWQLTFHVPAGVVAVTNTPQESEEARPDGGRTYRFARTQPLPSYLIAFGVGPFDFLPAADAGQKKVKTRIITPRGRTVEGTYAAQVTPEILAALEDYFGIPYPYEKLDVLAVPLLGGAMEHPGLVTFNSRLILAKPEEDSLGRQRAFSDTQVHELAHQWFGNLVTMQWWDDLWLNEAFASWMTPRIVETWRPAWDAAVERVHDRARALDADSLVSARRIRQPIESANDIHNAFDGITYGKGSAVLSMTEEWLGRDVFRRGIQRYFQKHAGGNATAKDFLDAVSAESGKDVTGMLGTFLDQSGAPLVKASLSCDESGATVVLEQQRYLKLGTRSPGPQTWKVPVCVKYEAGGKEGRTCALLEGERMNVPLTEAKTCPAWVFPNAEGAGYFRMQLDGQTAGKLSRFGRSRLSRTEHVTFLTDVRALALSGKLAASDVLQLAEYMANEPDRVVLLASLDLLELVSSRLLPDERLADRARFLRETYGARARKLGFTPRKGESEDTRLLRPRLVRLAGRDGRDPKLLAEARALAKKWMTDKRAVAPEMVDVVLALAASQNDVAFREQLVAAARTEEDRRTRQYLIGALSSFTDPALVKQNLALVFEKGMDPRETVWMAFAASQNLRTQDVAFDFVKEHYARLVGDSPEALLPAESAGRMAYVGRAFCDAGKRQEMADFFTERSAKAPGGPRMLAQVLEIIDQCIALKKDQGTNVEHFLAGFKPRAPAPR encoded by the coding sequence ATGCCCCGTCTGCTCCGTCCAGCGGCCCTGGCCGCTGTCGTCCTCCTCAGTGCGTGCAGTGCCCGGAAGAATCCTCCCGCGACCGCTGAGCCACCCCCGGCCCAGGCCGCCACCGCCGCGCCTCGGTCACCGAAGCTGCGCCTGCCCACGGAGGTGCGCCCCACCGGCTACACGGTGGAGCTCACGCTGGACCCGAAGGTGTCCGCGTTCCAGGGCGTGGTGGACCTCGCGCTCGAGGTGACGAAGCCCACGTCCGTGGTGTGGCTGCACGCCAAGAGCCTCACCGTGAAGAAGGCCACGCTCACGCAGGGCGGCGCGTCCTTCGACATCACGCCGGTGAAGGGCGAGGAGGACTTCCTCGGCTTCCCGGTGGCGAAGCCGCTGGCCACGGGGCCGGCGGCGCTGCGCATCGTCTATGACGGCGTCGCGTCCGAGAAGGAGACGGACGGCGCCTTCCGCGTCAACGAAGGCGGGGACTGGTACATCTACACCCAGTTCGAGCCGGTGGACGCCCGCCGCGTCTTCCCGTCCTTCGACGAGCCCGGCTTCAAGGTGCCGTGGCAGCTCACCTTCCACGTGCCCGCGGGCGTGGTGGCCGTCACCAACACGCCGCAGGAGTCGGAGGAGGCGCGCCCGGACGGTGGCCGCACCTACCGCTTCGCGCGCACGCAGCCGCTGCCCAGCTACCTCATCGCCTTCGGCGTGGGGCCCTTCGACTTCCTCCCGGCCGCGGACGCGGGCCAGAAGAAGGTGAAGACGCGCATCATCACCCCGCGCGGCCGCACCGTGGAGGGCACCTACGCGGCGCAGGTGACGCCGGAAATCCTCGCCGCGCTGGAGGACTACTTCGGCATCCCGTACCCGTACGAGAAGCTGGACGTGCTGGCGGTGCCGCTGCTGGGCGGCGCCATGGAGCACCCGGGCCTGGTGACGTTCAACTCGCGCCTCATCCTGGCGAAGCCGGAGGAGGACTCGCTGGGCCGTCAGCGCGCCTTCTCCGACACGCAGGTGCACGAGCTGGCGCACCAGTGGTTCGGCAACCTGGTCACCATGCAGTGGTGGGATGACCTGTGGCTCAACGAGGCCTTCGCCTCGTGGATGACCCCGCGCATCGTCGAGACGTGGCGCCCCGCCTGGGACGCGGCCGTGGAGCGCGTGCATGACCGCGCGCGGGCCCTGGACGCGGACAGCCTCGTGTCGGCGCGCCGCATCCGCCAGCCGATTGAGAGCGCCAACGACATCCACAACGCCTTCGACGGCATCACCTACGGCAAGGGCTCCGCGGTGCTCAGCATGACGGAGGAGTGGCTGGGCCGGGACGTCTTCCGCCGCGGCATCCAGCGCTACTTCCAGAAGCACGCGGGCGGCAACGCCACCGCGAAGGACTTCCTGGACGCCGTGTCCGCCGAGTCCGGCAAGGACGTGACGGGCATGCTGGGGACCTTCCTGGACCAGAGCGGCGCGCCGCTCGTCAAGGCGTCGCTCTCGTGTGACGAGTCGGGCGCGACGGTGGTGCTGGAGCAGCAGCGCTACCTCAAGCTGGGCACCCGTTCGCCGGGGCCGCAGACGTGGAAGGTCCCGGTGTGCGTGAAGTACGAAGCGGGTGGCAAGGAGGGCCGCACCTGCGCGTTGCTGGAGGGGGAGCGGATGAACGTCCCCCTGACCGAGGCGAAGACGTGCCCCGCCTGGGTGTTCCCCAACGCGGAGGGCGCTGGCTACTTCCGGATGCAGCTCGATGGCCAGACGGCGGGGAAGCTGTCGAGGTTCGGGCGGTCTCGGTTGTCGCGCACCGAGCATGTGACGTTCCTCACGGACGTGCGCGCGCTGGCCCTGTCCGGGAAGCTGGCCGCCTCCGACGTGCTGCAGCTCGCGGAATACATGGCGAATGAGCCGGACCGCGTCGTCCTGCTGGCCTCGTTGGACCTGCTGGAGCTGGTCAGCTCCCGGCTGCTGCCGGATGAGCGACTGGCGGACCGGGCCCGCTTCCTGCGTGAGACGTATGGCGCCCGGGCGCGGAAGCTGGGCTTCACCCCGCGCAAGGGCGAGAGCGAGGACACGCGCCTGCTCCGTCCGCGGCTGGTGCGGCTGGCGGGCCGCGACGGCAGGGACCCCAAGCTGCTCGCGGAGGCGCGCGCGCTGGCGAAGAAGTGGATGACGGACAAGCGCGCGGTGGCGCCGGAGATGGTGGACGTGGTGCTCGCGCTCGCCGCCAGCCAGAATGACGTGGCCTTCCGGGAGCAGCTCGTCGCGGCGGCGCGTACGGAGGAGGACCGGCGCACGCGCCAGTACCTCATCGGCGCGCTGAGCAGCTTCACGGACCCGGCGCTGGTGAAGCAGAACCTGGCCCTGGTGTTCGAGAAGGGCATGGACCCGCGTGAGACGGTGTGGATGGCGTTCGCGGCCTCGCAGAACCTGCGCACGCAGGACGTGGCCTTCGACTTCGTGAAGGAGCACTACGCGCGGCTGGTGGGGGACTCGCCCGAGGCGCTGCTGCCCGCCGAGTCCGCCGGACGCATGGCCTACGTCGGCCGCGCTTTCTGCGACGCCGGCAAGCGCCAGGAGATGGCGGACTTCTTCACCGAGCGCAGCGCCAAGGCGCCGGGCGGCCCCCGGATGCTGGCGCAGGTGCTGGAAATCATCGACCAGTGCATCGCGCTGAAGAAGGACCAGGGGACCAACGTCGAGCACTTCCTGGCCGGCTTCAAGCCGCGGGCTCCGGCGCCGCGGTAG
- a CDS encoding phosphoribosyltransferase: protein MRFRDRADAGRRLAARLLPYRGGEVRVLGLARGGLRVAYEVAHALEAPLDVWVSRRIDVPGRLPVLGAVSEGGGISLDRDALQALGLAEVEARSLARAEASEVDNQVQRLRGTSEPAVGGCTVLLVDDGLVSGATALAALQTLRRRRPARLVLGVPVGTPHGLDRVRPAADAVHCLEVLPAMRDVAEAYDDFRPLPDVELRQLLVRAREPVQPREVLESTDLGGFWM from the coding sequence ATGCGCTTTCGGGACCGAGCAGATGCGGGCCGCCGGCTGGCGGCGCGACTGTTGCCCTACCGGGGTGGCGAGGTGCGCGTGCTGGGCCTGGCGCGGGGCGGGCTGCGCGTGGCGTACGAGGTGGCGCACGCGCTGGAGGCGCCGCTGGACGTCTGGGTGTCCCGCCGCATCGACGTGCCCGGCCGGCTGCCGGTGCTGGGCGCGGTGTCGGAGGGCGGCGGCATCTCCCTGGACCGGGACGCGCTCCAGGCCCTGGGCCTGGCGGAGGTGGAGGCGCGGAGCCTGGCGCGGGCGGAGGCTTCGGAAGTGGACAATCAGGTCCAGCGGCTGCGGGGCACCTCGGAGCCGGCGGTCGGCGGCTGCACCGTGCTGCTGGTGGATGACGGGCTGGTGTCGGGCGCCACGGCCCTGGCCGCGCTCCAGACACTGCGGCGGCGGCGCCCGGCCCGGCTGGTGCTGGGCGTCCCCGTGGGCACCCCGCACGGGCTGGACCGGGTGCGGCCAGCGGCGGACGCGGTGCACTGCCTGGAGGTCCTGCCCGCCATGCGCGACGTCGCGGAGGCCTACGACGATTTCCGGCCGTTGCCGGACGTGGAGCTGCGCCAGTTGCTCGTGCGCGCCCGCGAGCCGGTGCAGCCGCGCGAGGTGCTGGAGTCCACGGACCTGGGCGGCTTCTGGATGTGA
- a CDS encoding response regulator: protein MKRLLIVDDELAIVEALQDILSVEGYDIVTAFNGAEGLQRLADGKPDLVLLDLMMPVMDGREMLRRMRDDPSLRGIPVVVMSAGRISDEERRSSARFLAKPFELDVLLDTIAELLVEPQPTA, encoded by the coding sequence ATGAAGCGGCTTCTCATCGTGGACGACGAGCTGGCCATCGTCGAGGCGCTCCAGGACATCCTCTCCGTGGAGGGCTACGACATCGTCACCGCCTTCAACGGCGCGGAGGGCCTGCAGCGCCTGGCGGACGGGAAGCCGGACCTGGTGCTGCTGGACCTGATGATGCCCGTCATGGACGGCCGGGAGATGCTGCGCCGCATGCGCGACGACCCCAGCCTGCGAGGCATCCCCGTGGTGGTGATGAGCGCCGGCCGCATCTCCGACGAGGAGCGCCGCTCCAGCGCGCGCTTCCTCGCCAAGCCCTTCGAGCTGGACGTGCTGCTCGACACCATCGCCGAGCTGCTCGTCGAGCCCCAGCCCACCGCCTAG